In Aegilops tauschii subsp. strangulata cultivar AL8/78 chromosome 3, Aet v6.0, whole genome shotgun sequence, one genomic interval encodes:
- the LOC123493411 gene encoding uncharacterized protein has translation MASSSPPSWIILGSVARVSGTDAAAEDIPPGADLALALAAPPRVTLLTVPLRVSPGPDEYPMVLAVDPSGLLLLSTPPAPRPRPLPPSRPDADGFVTLNITDRKPPGYYVCDASSSSAARLPGNGRSFLDARSVGLLASPAGGGHYMVVELQPLIGSDEATLLCFSSVTGWWKEKDVFYPVRYGIWNTDAAITNAGKLCWVDLSSGILSCDPFAKKPVLDFVELPEGRLRQNIHCLHCAGRELSTRRCVQVSAGMFRLVELTCGDHSSRPRGVVLASWMRLQQAQSRSHRKAPRVVMWTLADQDTGEWKVEHRVNLADVWADGSYKATGLPKKTPVLALVHPKNPDVVYFFLGKHLLGVNLRTRKVVECEVYELVGPSRKHVSSRCVHPWELPATLCVGNQQ, from the coding sequence ATggcgtcgtcgtcgccgccgtcgtGGATCATCCTGGGCAGCGTGGCGCGGGTGTCCGGCACGGACGCCGCGGCCGAGGACATCCCGCCGGGCGCCGACCTCGCGCTcgccctcgccgcgccgccgcgcgtCACCCTGCTCACCGTGCCCCTGCGCGTCTCGCCCGGCCCGGACGAGTACCCCATGGTCCTCGCCGTCgacccctccggcctcctcctcctctccacgcCCCCGGCCCCGAGGCCTCGCCCGTTGCCGCCCTCCAGACCCGACGCCGACGGCTTCGTCACGCTCAACATCACCGACCGCAAGCCCCCGGGCTACTACGTCTGcgacgcctcctcctcctccgccgcccgcctccccGGCAACGGGCGCAGTTTCCTCGACGCCCGCTCCGTCGGCCTCCTCGCGTCCCCGGCGGGCGGCGGCCACTACATGGTCGTCGAGCTCCAGCCGCTCATCGGCAGCGACGAGGCCACGCTGCTCTGCTTCTCGTCCGTGACGGGGTGGTGGAAGGAGAAGGACGTGTTCTACCCCGTGCGCTACGGGATCTGGAACACCGACGCCGCGATCACCAACGCCGGGAAGCTCTGCTGGGTGGACCTCTCCTCCGGCATCCTCTCCTGCGACCCGTTCGCCAAGAAGCCGGTCCTGGACTTCGTCGAGCTCCCGGAGGGCAGGCTGCGGCAGAATATCCACTGCCTCCACTGCGCCGGGAGAGAGCTGAGCACGCGCCGCTGCGTGCAGGTCAGCGCTGGCATGTTCCGCCTGGTGGAGCTAACCTGCGGCGACCACAGCTCTCGGCCCAGGGGCGTCGTGCTCGCCTCTTGGATGAGGCTCCAGCAGGCGCAGTCCCGGAGCCACCGCAAGGCACCTCGGGTGGTCATGTGGACGCTGGCCGATCAGGACACCGGGGAGTGGAAGGTGGAGCACAGGGTGAACTTGGCGGACGTCTGGGCGGATGGGAGCTACAAGGCCACCGGGCTGCCCAAGAAAACACCTGTGCTCGCGCTCGTCCACCCCAAGAACCCAGATGTGGTGTACTTCTTCCTGGGCAAGCACCTCTTGGGCGTCAACCTGCGCACGAGGAAGGTGGTGGAGTGTGAGGTCTACGAGCTGGTCGGACCGAGCAGGAAACATGTCTCCTCCCGCTGCGTTCACCCATGGGAGCTGCCGGCAACGCTTTGTGTAGGTAATCAACAATAA